In Mus musculus strain C57BL/6J chromosome 14, GRCm38.p6 C57BL/6J, the following are encoded in one genomic region:
- the Nudt13 gene encoding nucleoside diphosphate-linked moiety X motif 13 isoform 3 (isoform 3 is encoded by transcript variant 3), producing the protein MGSKNQTQVIRFAQNRTMSLYCRTFFRRKSFGCYRLLSTYVTKARYLFELKEDEEACRKAQKTGVFYLFHDLDPLLQASGHRYLVPRLSRAELEGLLGKFGQDSQRIEDSVLVGCSEQQEAWFALDLGLKSASSSRASLPKSEMEAELGGSFIKLRQALFQLNSVDSSLLFTAQALLRWHDGHQFCSKSGQPTQKNVAGSKRVCPSSKIIYYPQVKVWKKLSIEKLRKRWAWKWKTYSTLRPSTGPFPIAHS; encoded by the exons gAATCGGACAATGTCTCTGTATTGTAGAACATTTTTCAGGAGGAAATCTTTTGGGTGCTATAGGCTGCTGTCAACCTATGTCACTAAGGCACG ATACTTATTTGAAttgaaggaagatgaagaggCCTGCAGGAAGGCTCAGAAGACAGGAGTGTTTTACCTCTTTCATGACCTGGATCCTTTGCTCCAGGCGTCAGGACATCGATACCTGGTGCCCCGGCTTAGCCGAGCAG AGTTGGAAGGGCTGCTGGGTAAGTTCGGACAGGATTCGCAAAGAATTGAAGATTCGGTGCTGGTTGGGTGCTCCGAGCAGCAGGAAGCATGGTTTGCTTTGGATCTAGGTCTGAAGAGTGCCTCCTCCAGCCGTG cCTCCTTGCCGAAATCTGAAATGGAAGCAGAGCTGGGAGGTTCTTTCATCAAGCTGAGGCAGGCTCTTTTCCAGCTGAACTCGGTGGACTCCTCCTTGCTGTTCACG GCTCAGGCTCTTCTCCGCTGGCATGACGGTCATCAGTTCTGCAGCAAAAGTGGGCAGCCCACCCAGAAGAACGTGGCGGGCAGCAAGCGAGTGTGTCCCTCCAGTAAAATCATCTATTATCCACAG GTGAAAGTGTGGAAGAAACTGTCCATCGAGAAGTTGCGGAAGAGGTGGGCCTGGAAGTGGAAAACATACAGTACTCTGCGTCCCAGCACTGGCCCTTTCCCAATAGCTCACTCATGA
- the Nudt13 gene encoding nucleoside diphosphate-linked moiety X motif 13 isoform 1 (isoform 1 is encoded by transcript variant 1), whose amino-acid sequence MGSKNQTQVIRFAQNRTMSLYCRTFFRRKSFGCYRLLSTYVTKARYLFELKEDEEACRKAQKTGVFYLFHDLDPLLQASGHRYLVPRLSRAELEGLLGKFGQDSQRIEDSVLVGCSEQQEAWFALDLGLKSASSSRASLPKSEMEAELGGSFIKLRQALFQLNSVDSSLLFTAQALLRWHDGHQFCSKSGQPTQKNVAGSKRVCPSSKIIYYPQMAPVVITLVSDGARCLLARQSSFPKGLYSALAGFCDIGESVEETVHREVAEEVGLEVENIQYSASQHWPFPNSSLMIACHATVKPGHTEIQVNLKELEAAAWFSLDEVTTALRRKGSLALQPSEASPLLLPPKLAIAHHLIKKWVETRSCSSLAA is encoded by the exons gAATCGGACAATGTCTCTGTATTGTAGAACATTTTTCAGGAGGAAATCTTTTGGGTGCTATAGGCTGCTGTCAACCTATGTCACTAAGGCACG ATACTTATTTGAAttgaaggaagatgaagaggCCTGCAGGAAGGCTCAGAAGACAGGAGTGTTTTACCTCTTTCATGACCTGGATCCTTTGCTCCAGGCGTCAGGACATCGATACCTGGTGCCCCGGCTTAGCCGAGCAG AGTTGGAAGGGCTGCTGGGTAAGTTCGGACAGGATTCGCAAAGAATTGAAGATTCGGTGCTGGTTGGGTGCTCCGAGCAGCAGGAAGCATGGTTTGCTTTGGATCTAGGTCTGAAGAGTGCCTCCTCCAGCCGTG cCTCCTTGCCGAAATCTGAAATGGAAGCAGAGCTGGGAGGTTCTTTCATCAAGCTGAGGCAGGCTCTTTTCCAGCTGAACTCGGTGGACTCCTCCTTGCTGTTCACG GCTCAGGCTCTTCTCCGCTGGCATGACGGTCATCAGTTCTGCAGCAAAAGTGGGCAGCCCACCCAGAAGAACGTGGCGGGCAGCAAGCGAGTGTGTCCCTCCAGTAAAATCATCTATTATCCACAG ATGGCGCCCGTAGTGATCACACTGGTGTCAGATGGGGCCCGCTGCCTACTTGCCCGCCAGAGTTCCTTTCCCAAGGGGTTATATTCTGCCCTGGCAGGTTTCTGTGACATAG GTGAAAGTGTGGAAGAAACTGTCCATCGAGAAGTTGCGGAAGAGGTGGGCCTGGAAGTGGAAAACATACAGTACTCTGCGTCCCAGCACTGGCCCTTTCCCAATAGCTCACTCATGATCGCTTGTCACGCAACCGTGAAACCAGGACACACAGAG ATTCAGGTGAACTTGAAGGAACTAGAGGCAGCCGCCTGGTTCAGTCTTGATGAGGTGACCACAGCCCTGAGGAGAAAGGGCTCCTTGGCTCTGCAGCCGAGTGAGGCTTCCCCACTGTTGCTGCCTCCCAAGTTAGCCATTGCCCACCACTTGATTAAGAAGTGGGTGGAGACGCGGAGCTGTTCTTCCCTGGCTGCTTAG
- the Nudt13 gene encoding nucleoside diphosphate-linked moiety X motif 13 isoform X2, which yields MNRTMSLYCRTFFRRKSFGCYRLLSTYVTKARYLFELKEDEEACRKAQKTGVFYLFHDLDPLLQASGHRYLVPRLSRAELEGLLGKFGQDSQRIEDSVLVGCSEQQEAWFALDLGLKSASSSRASLPKSEMEAELGGSFIKLRQALFQLNSVDSSLLFTAQALLRWHDGHQFCSKSGQPTQKNVAGSKRVCPSSKIIYYPQMAPVVITLVSDGARCLLARQSSFPKGLYSALAGFCDIGESVEETVHREVAEEVGLEVENIQYSASQHWPFPNSSLMIACHATVKPGHTEIQVNLKELEAAAWFSLDEVTTALRRKGSLALQPSEASPLLLPPKLAIAHHLIKKWVETRSCSSLAA from the exons gAATCGGACAATGTCTCTGTATTGTAGAACATTTTTCAGGAGGAAATCTTTTGGGTGCTATAGGCTGCTGTCAACCTATGTCACTAAGGCACG ATACTTATTTGAAttgaaggaagatgaagaggCCTGCAGGAAGGCTCAGAAGACAGGAGTGTTTTACCTCTTTCATGACCTGGATCCTTTGCTCCAGGCGTCAGGACATCGATACCTGGTGCCCCGGCTTAGCCGAGCAG AGTTGGAAGGGCTGCTGGGTAAGTTCGGACAGGATTCGCAAAGAATTGAAGATTCGGTGCTGGTTGGGTGCTCCGAGCAGCAGGAAGCATGGTTTGCTTTGGATCTAGGTCTGAAGAGTGCCTCCTCCAGCCGTG cCTCCTTGCCGAAATCTGAAATGGAAGCAGAGCTGGGAGGTTCTTTCATCAAGCTGAGGCAGGCTCTTTTCCAGCTGAACTCGGTGGACTCCTCCTTGCTGTTCACG GCTCAGGCTCTTCTCCGCTGGCATGACGGTCATCAGTTCTGCAGCAAAAGTGGGCAGCCCACCCAGAAGAACGTGGCGGGCAGCAAGCGAGTGTGTCCCTCCAGTAAAATCATCTATTATCCACAG ATGGCGCCCGTAGTGATCACACTGGTGTCAGATGGGGCCCGCTGCCTACTTGCCCGCCAGAGTTCCTTTCCCAAGGGGTTATATTCTGCCCTGGCAGGTTTCTGTGACATAG GTGAAAGTGTGGAAGAAACTGTCCATCGAGAAGTTGCGGAAGAGGTGGGCCTGGAAGTGGAAAACATACAGTACTCTGCGTCCCAGCACTGGCCCTTTCCCAATAGCTCACTCATGATCGCTTGTCACGCAACCGTGAAACCAGGACACACAGAG ATTCAGGTGAACTTGAAGGAACTAGAGGCAGCCGCCTGGTTCAGTCTTGATGAGGTGACCACAGCCCTGAGGAGAAAGGGCTCCTTGGCTCTGCAGCCGAGTGAGGCTTCCCCACTGTTGCTGCCTCCCAAGTTAGCCATTGCCCACCACTTGATTAAGAAGTGGGTGGAGACGCGGAGCTGTTCTTCCCTGGCTGCTTAG
- the Nudt13 gene encoding nucleoside diphosphate-linked moiety X motif 13 isoform X3, translating into MGSKNQTQVIRFAQNRTMSLYCRTFFRRKSFGCYRLLSTYVTKARYLFELKEDEEACRKAQKTGVFYLFHDLDPLLQASGHRYLVPRLSRAELEGLLGKFGQDSQRIEDSVLVGCSEQQEAWFALDLGLKSASSSRASLPKSEMEAELGGSFIKLRQALFQLNSVDSSLLFTAQALLRWHDGHQFCSKSGQPTQKNVAGSKRVCPSSKIIYYPQMAPVVITLVSDGARCLLARQSSFPKGLYSALAGFCDIVFRGSPQMVKSSRVPQPGEGSSSLSHCFTAPLPCIIANPHCSTPLHYS; encoded by the exons gAATCGGACAATGTCTCTGTATTGTAGAACATTTTTCAGGAGGAAATCTTTTGGGTGCTATAGGCTGCTGTCAACCTATGTCACTAAGGCACG ATACTTATTTGAAttgaaggaagatgaagaggCCTGCAGGAAGGCTCAGAAGACAGGAGTGTTTTACCTCTTTCATGACCTGGATCCTTTGCTCCAGGCGTCAGGACATCGATACCTGGTGCCCCGGCTTAGCCGAGCAG AGTTGGAAGGGCTGCTGGGTAAGTTCGGACAGGATTCGCAAAGAATTGAAGATTCGGTGCTGGTTGGGTGCTCCGAGCAGCAGGAAGCATGGTTTGCTTTGGATCTAGGTCTGAAGAGTGCCTCCTCCAGCCGTG cCTCCTTGCCGAAATCTGAAATGGAAGCAGAGCTGGGAGGTTCTTTCATCAAGCTGAGGCAGGCTCTTTTCCAGCTGAACTCGGTGGACTCCTCCTTGCTGTTCACG GCTCAGGCTCTTCTCCGCTGGCATGACGGTCATCAGTTCTGCAGCAAAAGTGGGCAGCCCACCCAGAAGAACGTGGCGGGCAGCAAGCGAGTGTGTCCCTCCAGTAAAATCATCTATTATCCACAG ATGGCGCCCGTAGTGATCACACTGGTGTCAGATGGGGCCCGCTGCCTACTTGCCCGCCAGAGTTCCTTTCCCAAGGGGTTATATTCTGCCCTGGCAGGTTTCTGTGACATAG ttttCAGGGGGAGTCCACAGATGGTGAAAAGCAGCAGAGTCCCACAGCCAGGCGAGGGCAGCAGTAGCCTCTCTCACTGCTTCACTGCTCCACTCCCCTGCATTATAGCTAACCCGCACTGCTCCACTCCCCTGCATTATAGCTAA
- the Nudt13 gene encoding nucleoside diphosphate-linked moiety X motif 13 isoform 2 (isoform 2 is encoded by transcript variant 2), which yields MSLYCRTFFRRKSFGCYRLLSTYVTKARYLFELKEDEEACRKAQKTGVFYLFHDLDPLLQASGHRYLVPRLSRAELEGLLGKFGQDSQRIEDSVLVGCSEQQEAWFALDLGLKSASSSRASLPKSEMEAELGGSFIKLRQALFQLNSVDSSLLFTAQALLRWHDGHQFCSKSGQPTQKNVAGSKRVCPSSKIIYYPQMAPVVITLVSDGARCLLARQSSFPKGLYSALAGFCDIGESVEETVHREVAEEVGLEVENIQYSASQHWPFPNSSLMIACHATVKPGHTEIQVNLKELEAAAWFSLDEVTTALRRKGSLALQPSEASPLLLPPKLAIAHHLIKKWVETRSCSSLAA from the exons ATGTCTCTGTATTGTAGAACATTTTTCAGGAGGAAATCTTTTGGGTGCTATAGGCTGCTGTCAACCTATGTCACTAAGGCACG ATACTTATTTGAAttgaaggaagatgaagaggCCTGCAGGAAGGCTCAGAAGACAGGAGTGTTTTACCTCTTTCATGACCTGGATCCTTTGCTCCAGGCGTCAGGACATCGATACCTGGTGCCCCGGCTTAGCCGAGCAG AGTTGGAAGGGCTGCTGGGTAAGTTCGGACAGGATTCGCAAAGAATTGAAGATTCGGTGCTGGTTGGGTGCTCCGAGCAGCAGGAAGCATGGTTTGCTTTGGATCTAGGTCTGAAGAGTGCCTCCTCCAGCCGTG cCTCCTTGCCGAAATCTGAAATGGAAGCAGAGCTGGGAGGTTCTTTCATCAAGCTGAGGCAGGCTCTTTTCCAGCTGAACTCGGTGGACTCCTCCTTGCTGTTCACG GCTCAGGCTCTTCTCCGCTGGCATGACGGTCATCAGTTCTGCAGCAAAAGTGGGCAGCCCACCCAGAAGAACGTGGCGGGCAGCAAGCGAGTGTGTCCCTCCAGTAAAATCATCTATTATCCACAG ATGGCGCCCGTAGTGATCACACTGGTGTCAGATGGGGCCCGCTGCCTACTTGCCCGCCAGAGTTCCTTTCCCAAGGGGTTATATTCTGCCCTGGCAGGTTTCTGTGACATAG GTGAAAGTGTGGAAGAAACTGTCCATCGAGAAGTTGCGGAAGAGGTGGGCCTGGAAGTGGAAAACATACAGTACTCTGCGTCCCAGCACTGGCCCTTTCCCAATAGCTCACTCATGATCGCTTGTCACGCAACCGTGAAACCAGGACACACAGAG ATTCAGGTGAACTTGAAGGAACTAGAGGCAGCCGCCTGGTTCAGTCTTGATGAGGTGACCACAGCCCTGAGGAGAAAGGGCTCCTTGGCTCTGCAGCCGAGTGAGGCTTCCCCACTGTTGCTGCCTCCCAAGTTAGCCATTGCCCACCACTTGATTAAGAAGTGGGTGGAGACGCGGAGCTGTTCTTCCCTGGCTGCTTAG
- the Nudt13 gene encoding nucleoside diphosphate-linked moiety X motif 13 isoform X4 — MEAELGGSFIKLRQALFQLNSVDSSLLFTAQALLRWHDGHQFCSKSGQPTQKNVAGSKRVCPSSKIIYYPQMAPVVITLVSDGARCLLARQSSFPKGLYSALAGFCDIGESVEETVHREVAEEVGLEVENIQYSASQHWPFPNSSLMIACHATVKPGHTEIQVNLKELEAAAWFSLDEVTTALRRKGSLALQPSEASPLLLPPKLAIAHHLIKKWVETRSCSSLAA; from the exons ATGGAAGCAGAGCTGGGAGGTTCTTTCATCAAGCTGAGGCAGGCTCTTTTCCAGCTGAACTCGGTGGACTCCTCCTTGCTGTTCACG GCTCAGGCTCTTCTCCGCTGGCATGACGGTCATCAGTTCTGCAGCAAAAGTGGGCAGCCCACCCAGAAGAACGTGGCGGGCAGCAAGCGAGTGTGTCCCTCCAGTAAAATCATCTATTATCCACAG ATGGCGCCCGTAGTGATCACACTGGTGTCAGATGGGGCCCGCTGCCTACTTGCCCGCCAGAGTTCCTTTCCCAAGGGGTTATATTCTGCCCTGGCAGGTTTCTGTGACATAG GTGAAAGTGTGGAAGAAACTGTCCATCGAGAAGTTGCGGAAGAGGTGGGCCTGGAAGTGGAAAACATACAGTACTCTGCGTCCCAGCACTGGCCCTTTCCCAATAGCTCACTCATGATCGCTTGTCACGCAACCGTGAAACCAGGACACACAGAG ATTCAGGTGAACTTGAAGGAACTAGAGGCAGCCGCCTGGTTCAGTCTTGATGAGGTGACCACAGCCCTGAGGAGAAAGGGCTCCTTGGCTCTGCAGCCGAGTGAGGCTTCCCCACTGTTGCTGCCTCCCAAGTTAGCCATTGCCCACCACTTGATTAAGAAGTGGGTGGAGACGCGGAGCTGTTCTTCCCTGGCTGCTTAG